From the Lathyrus oleraceus cultivar Zhongwan6 chromosome 4, CAAS_Psat_ZW6_1.0, whole genome shotgun sequence genome, one window contains:
- the LOC127074499 gene encoding 4-hydroxy-tetrahydrodipicolinate reductase 2, chloroplastic, whose product MATFTFKPATNVFHSHHNNLTFFSNNPTLKRNLRISQNKILRLVPKVSMSASPVQTFLQKSAPSTQNTALPIMVNSCTGRMGKAVISAAEAAGLNVVPVSFGVEEESGRTFEVGGREFLVNGPSDREGFLESVLDKYPNLIVVDYTVPNAVNGNAELYSKVGVPFVMGTTGGDRDLLHKTVEDAKNYAVISPQMGKQVVAFLAAMEIMAEQFPGAFSGYSLQVLESHQANKVDASGTAKAVISCFDKLGASFNMDQIQLIRDPKLQVEMVGVPEEYLSGHAFHMYHLTSPDETVSFEFQHNVCGRSIYAEGTVDAVLFLAKKIEAKDPKRIYNMIDVLREGHMR is encoded by the exons ATGGCAACTTTCACATTCAAACCCGCAACCAACGTTTTTCACAGTCACCACAACAATCTCACATTCTTCTCCAATAACCCCACTTTGAAGAGAAATCTCCGCATTTCTCAGAATAAGATTTTGCGTTTGGTCCCTAAAGTCTCAATGTCAGCCTCACCGGTTCAGACTTTTCTCCAAAAATCCGCGCCTTCCACTCAGAACACTGCACTTCCAATAATG GTTAATTCATGTACTGGAAGAATGGGAAAAGCTGTCATTAGTGCAGCAGAAGCTGCTGGACTGAATGTTGTGCCGGTGTCGTTCGGGGTTGAAGAGGAATCAGGACGGACTTTTGAGGTCGGTGGAAGGGAGTTTCTTGTGAATGGACCTTCTGATAGAGAGGGTTTTCTTGAATCTGTTCTCGATAAATATCCAAATTTGATTGTTGTGGACTACACTGTACCCAATGCAGTCAATG GCAATGCAGAGTTATACAGTAAGGTCGGAGTACCCTTTGTGATGGGAACCACCGGTGGAGATAGGGATTTGTTGCATAAGACAGTTGAAGATGCAAAGAATTATGCTGTCATATCCCCGCAAATGGGAAAGCAG GTTGTTGCTTTTCTTGCAGCTATGGAAATTATGGCAGAGCAATTCCCTGGAGCCTTTTCGGGGTATTCCTTACAG GTATTAGAGTCTCATCAAGCAAACAAAGTTGACGCATCTGGAACTGCCAAGGCTGTGATATCTTGCTTTGATAAACTGGGGGCGTCTTTCAATATGGATCAG ATACAATTGATCAGGGACCCTAAGCTACAGGTTGAAATGGTAGGAGTTCCAGAGGAGTATTTGTCGGGTCATGCCTTTCATATGTATCATTTGACATCACCAGACGAAAC AGTTTCGTTTGAATTTCAACATAATGTTTGTGGTAGATCAATATACGCCGAAGGCACTGTTGATGCTGTACTATTTCTTGCTAAGAAG ATTGAAGCAAAGGATCCTAAGAGAATATACAATATGATTGATGTCTTGCGAGAGGGTCATATGCGATAA